A window from Temnothorax longispinosus isolate EJ_2023e chromosome 1, Tlon_JGU_v1, whole genome shotgun sequence encodes these proteins:
- the LOC139812398 gene encoding collagenase 3-like translates to MLHSQGNELCAAPFDGFHKDVAHAFFPTGEPNYIWEVHVDKSETWHIQLNKNPPGRYNLLQTLTHEIGHALGLAHSPRKDSVMFAYVPVNQFPVQLNGKTYKKPLLLTDYMKFLPKNFTHLTAAYQAPSGNIVLFAGNMSYMITYPRVKLDSTWPRSHTDLGLLDTNAKINAVLNTNEGRSYIIYNDNVVGEIDDCSMTIVKFYHIDIIFPGIPHSVSSAFRYIDGNLYFISKNRFYRFNEFTKTVTASGNLIWGSSVLLARERD, encoded by the exons ATGTTACACTCCCAAGGAAACGAACTGTGTGCAGCTCCGTTCGACGGCTTCCACAAAGATGTCGCTCACGCGTTCTTTCCCACCGGAGAACCCAATTACATCTGGGAGGTGCACGTTGACAAATCGGAGACGTGGCACATACAGCTGAATAAGAATCCCCCGGGAAGGTACAATTTACTTCAGACGCTGACGCACGAGATCGGTCATGCTTTAGGCTTGGCGCACAGCCCCCGCAAAGATTCGGTGATGTTCGCGTACGTGCCTGTTAATCAATTTCCCGTTCAACTCA ACGGGAAAACGTACAAGAAACCCTTGCTATTGACGGACTACATGAAATTTCTTCCTAAGAATTTCACGCATCTGACGGCCGCGTATCAGGCGCCCTCGGGCAATATCGTGCTGTTCGCTGGCAATATGAGCTATATGATCACTTATCCGCGTGTAAAGCTAGATTCAACTTGGCCGAGATCTCACACAGATCTCGGACTTCTCGATACGAATGCAAAGATCAACGCCGTGCTGAACACGAACGAAGGACGATCTTATATCATATACAACGATAATGTTGTGGGCGAGATAGACGATTGTTCGATGACTATTGTTAAGTTCTACCACATTGACATAATATTTCCGGGAATACCTCACAGCGTATCGTCGGCCTTTCGATACATCGACGGTAATCTGTACTTTATCAGTAAAAACCGATTCTACAGATTCAACGAATTTACAAAAACCGTAACGGCATCCGGCAATTTGATCTGGGGATCATCGGTATTACTTGCCCGAGAGAGGGACTGA